A genomic region of Salvelinus alpinus chromosome 12, SLU_Salpinus.1, whole genome shotgun sequence contains the following coding sequences:
- the LOC139535817 gene encoding neurogenic differentiation factor 4-like, with the protein MMAKSYGRPSEGAELVSSLEWMDDDVSSPDGGEPITAHRYRPGGMGHLGRELGSEDVEEDEEEGEEEGHGDGNAPKRRGPKRKRMTKARQERFKARRVKANARERSRMHGLNDALENLRSIMPCHSKTQKLSKIETLRLARNYICALSEALEGDQSTESRAFMETLCKGLSQPTSNLLAGCLQLGPGGPIEERPEDTHGGRGGPTILGGVGMAVGPISYSSPGLPSPPYGTLDSAHLLHLRGMKGGAYESHSPNDCNSGVGTPPYDGPPTPPLSIGSNLVLKQESSPHYLPPPHYPPFSIGLTGPQGQVLYHSARYQVPLEMPYDSYRPPHMAPPQMGTVYGD; encoded by the coding sequence ATGATGGCCAAGTCGTACGGGAGGCCCAGCGAGGGGGCGGAGCTAGTCAGTTCTCTGGAGTGGATGGATGATGACGTGAGCTCCCCAGACGGAGGCGAGCCAATCACAGCACACCGCTACAGACCGGGTGGAATGGGCCACCTGGGCAGGGAGCTGGGCAGTGAGGAcgtggaggaggatgaagaggaaggggaagaggagggcCATGGAGACGGGAACGCTCCCAAACGCAGAGGGCCCAAGAGGAAGAGGATGACCAAGGCCCGGCAGGAGCGCTTCAAGGCGCGGCGTGTGAAGGCTAACGCCCGGGAGCGCTCGAGAATGCATGGGCTGAACGACGCTCTGGAAAACCTGCGCAGCATCATGCCCTGCCACTCTAAGACCCAGAAACTGTCTAAGATCGAGACCCTGCGGCTGGCCCGCAACTACATCTGTGCCCTGTCTGAAGCcctggagggggaccagtccacGGAGAGCAGGGCCTTTATGGAAACCCTGTGTAAAGGCCTCTCCCAGCCTACCAGCAACCTGCTGGCTGGCTGTTTGCAGCTGGGGCCTGGGGGGCCTATCGAGGAGAGGCCTGAAGACACGCATGGGGGGAGAGGAGGGCCCACAATCCTGGGAGGGGTGGGGATGGCCGTTGGACCAATCAGCTACTCCTCCCCCGGCCTGCCCAGCCCGCCTTACGGCACACTGGACTCCGCCCACCTACTTCACctgagagggatgaagggaggggcTTACGAGAGCCACTCTCCTAACGACTGTAACAGTGGGGTAGGCACCCCTCCCTACGATGGCCCCCCCACGCCCCCGCTCAGCATTGGCAGTAACCTAGTGCTCAAGCAGGAGTCCTCGCCCCActatctcccccctccccactaCCCCCCCTTCTCCATCGGCCTGACAGGCCCCCAGGGACAGGTCTTGTACCATAGCGCCCGCTACCAGGTGCCCCTGGAGATGCCCTATGATTCATACCGCCCTCCTCACATGGCACCCCCACAGATGGGCACCGTCTA